In Xanthomonas sacchari, a genomic segment contains:
- a CDS encoding WD40 repeat domain-containing protein has translation MNDVPEVLWSIQPHAGYYINSVAVSDDGNVIVAGTFYHHYGDASQVPGLDAVPVAQRKIFERVAPAATRTDVCDDEEGHYGTYAWDRTGKRLLTKEFDGWQGVYWVDVAADGGTVASCGWKSQGPDTGFIGAWAVPGGEELLSFSLPSARGNMVALDAHGRTLLAGADQGYLFYRDGDAAFGAEPARIALGTGGDSNGDSVVATGIADDGAIGLVASYLGEIILFSIASGQPVVLTRWQSPKDVHLHIAVLSGDGRRAYAGGSNGTLYAFDVATFPDTRAPVWTATIPEGATTLYGLACDRSGDTVAVAGNLPHAKSGQGGVVAVFADTGAEPRLQWTSYSAHSPNFLAFDPGGRWLGVADGYPDGAPGGFTVWSASDSTPRWTWAAGNMSWAIGFCGDASVVVGGSDDSSVTAFAGPGSALARGRTEADG, from the coding sequence ATGAACGACGTGCCTGAGGTGCTTTGGTCGATACAGCCGCATGCCGGCTACTACATCAACTCGGTGGCGGTGTCCGACGACGGCAATGTCATCGTCGCCGGCACCTTCTATCACCATTACGGCGACGCCTCGCAGGTTCCCGGGCTGGACGCGGTGCCGGTGGCGCAACGCAAGATCTTCGAACGCGTCGCGCCTGCGGCCACCCGCACCGACGTGTGCGACGACGAGGAAGGGCACTACGGCACCTACGCCTGGGATCGGACCGGCAAGCGGCTGCTGACGAAGGAATTCGACGGCTGGCAGGGCGTGTACTGGGTCGATGTGGCGGCCGATGGCGGCACCGTGGCCAGCTGTGGCTGGAAGAGCCAGGGTCCGGACACGGGCTTCATCGGCGCCTGGGCGGTGCCGGGCGGCGAGGAGCTGCTGTCCTTCTCGCTGCCTTCCGCCCGCGGCAACATGGTCGCGCTGGATGCGCACGGGCGGACCTTGCTGGCCGGCGCCGACCAGGGCTATCTGTTCTACCGCGACGGCGACGCGGCCTTCGGCGCCGAGCCCGCTCGCATCGCGCTGGGCACTGGCGGCGACAGCAACGGCGACAGCGTCGTCGCCACCGGCATCGCCGACGACGGCGCCATCGGACTGGTGGCCAGCTATCTGGGCGAGATCATCCTGTTCTCGATCGCATCGGGACAACCGGTGGTGCTGACGCGCTGGCAGTCGCCCAAGGACGTCCACCTCCACATCGCGGTCCTGTCCGGCGATGGGCGCCGCGCCTATGCCGGCGGCAGCAACGGCACGCTGTACGCCTTCGACGTGGCCACGTTCCCGGACACGCGCGCGCCGGTCTGGACCGCGACGATCCCCGAGGGGGCGACGACCCTCTACGGGCTGGCCTGCGATCGTTCCGGCGACACGGTCGCGGTCGCCGGCAACCTGCCGCACGCCAAGTCCGGGCAAGGCGGCGTCGTCGCCGTGTTCGCCGACACCGGCGCCGAGCCGCGGCTTCAGTGGACGTCCTACAGCGCGCATTCGCCCAACTTCCTGGCATTCGATCCCGGCGGACGCTGGTTGGGGGTGGCCGATGGGTATCCCGACGGGGCGCCTGGCGGTTTCACCGTCTGGAGCGCCAGCGACAGCACGCCGCGCTGGACCTGGGCCGCGGGCAACATGAGCTGGGCGATCGGTTTCTGCGGCGATGCGTCGGTGGTGGTGGGCGGCAGCGACGACAGTTCGGTCACGGCCTTCGCCGGCCCCGGTTCGGCCCTCGCCCGGGGGCGCACGGAGGCGGATGGATGA
- a CDS encoding PilT/PilU family type 4a pilus ATPase gives MSTIDFTSFLKLMAHQKASDLFITSGMPPAMKVHGKITPITQTPLTPQQSRDLVLNVMTPAQREEFEKTHECNFAIGVSGVGRFRVSCFYQRNQVGMVLRRIETRIPSVDELNLPPVIKTLAMTKRGIIIFVGATGTGKSTSLAAMIGYRNQNSTGHIITIEDPIEFVHKHEGCIITQREVGIDTDSWENALKNTLRQAPDVIMIGEVRTREGMDHAISFAETGHLVLCTLHANNANQAMDRVINFFPEDRRSQLLMDLSLNLRGVVAQQLIPTPDGKGRRVAMEIMLGTPLVQDYIREGEIHKLKDVMKESTNLGMKTFDQSLFELYQAGEISYEDALRHADSQNEVRLRIKLAQGGDARTLAQGLDGVEIAEVR, from the coding sequence ATGAGCACCATCGACTTCACCTCCTTCCTGAAACTGATGGCGCACCAGAAGGCTTCGGACCTGTTCATCACCTCGGGCATGCCGCCGGCGATGAAGGTGCATGGCAAGATCACCCCGATCACGCAGACGCCGCTGACCCCGCAGCAGAGCCGCGACCTGGTGCTGAACGTGATGACGCCGGCGCAGCGCGAGGAGTTCGAGAAGACCCACGAGTGCAATTTCGCCATCGGCGTGTCCGGGGTCGGGCGCTTCCGCGTCAGTTGCTTCTACCAGCGCAACCAGGTCGGCATGGTGCTGCGCCGGATCGAGACGCGCATTCCCAGCGTGGACGAGCTGAACCTGCCGCCGGTGATCAAGACCCTGGCGATGACCAAGCGCGGCATCATCATCTTCGTCGGCGCCACCGGCACCGGCAAGTCGACCTCGCTGGCGGCGATGATCGGCTACCGCAACCAGAACTCCACCGGCCACATCATCACCATCGAGGACCCGATCGAGTTCGTGCACAAGCACGAGGGCTGCATCATCACCCAGCGCGAGGTCGGCATCGACACCGACAGCTGGGAGAACGCGCTGAAGAACACCCTGCGCCAGGCGCCGGACGTGATCATGATCGGCGAGGTGCGCACCCGCGAAGGCATGGACCACGCCATCTCCTTCGCCGAGACCGGCCACCTGGTGCTGTGTACCCTGCACGCCAACAACGCCAACCAGGCGATGGACCGCGTCATCAACTTCTTCCCCGAAGACCGCCGCAGCCAGTTGCTGATGGACCTGTCGCTGAACCTGCGCGGGGTGGTCGCGCAGCAGCTGATCCCGACCCCGGACGGCAAGGGCCGCCGCGTGGCCATGGAGATCATGCTCGGCACCCCGCTGGTGCAGGACTACATCCGCGAGGGCGAGATCCACAAGCTCAAGGACGTGATGAAGGAGTCCACCAACCTGGGCATGAAGACCTTCGATCAGAGCCTGTTCGAGCTGTACCAGGCCGGTGAGATCAGCTACGAGGATGCGCTGCGCCACGCCGATTCGCAGAACGAGGTGCGCCTGCGCATCAAGCTGGCCCAGGGCGGCGACGCGCGCACCCTGGCGCAGGGCCTGGACGGGGTCGAGATCGCCGAAGTGCGCTGA
- the proC gene encoding pyrroline-5-carboxylate reductase → MASASPDSHAADIAFIGGGNMARSLIAGMVRQGVDPHRIRVAEPVAALREALRADYGVHAVASAAEAADGAALWMFAVKPQVLRGVCTELAALAQAQRPLLVSIAAGITTAQLDRWLGGGHALVRAMPNTPALLGAGVTGLFASAGVDAGQRAHAERVLAAAGVTVWVEDEALIDAVTAVSGSGPAYVFLLAEAMEAAGIAQGLPAATARTLTLQTLLGAARMLTESGEAPSELRRRVTSPNGTTQAAIETFQHGGFEALTAAAIAAAAARGRALSAANDD, encoded by the coding sequence ATGGCTTCCGCTTCCCCCGACTCCCACGCCGCCGACATCGCCTTCATCGGCGGCGGCAACATGGCACGCAGCCTGATCGCCGGCATGGTCCGGCAGGGCGTCGATCCGCACCGCATCCGCGTCGCCGAACCGGTGGCGGCACTGCGCGAGGCGCTGCGCGCCGACTACGGGGTCCACGCCGTCGCCAGCGCGGCCGAGGCCGCCGACGGTGCGGCGCTGTGGATGTTCGCGGTCAAGCCGCAGGTGCTGCGCGGGGTCTGCACCGAACTGGCCGCGCTGGCGCAGGCGCAGCGGCCGCTGCTGGTGTCCATCGCCGCCGGCATCACCACCGCGCAACTGGACCGCTGGCTCGGCGGCGGCCACGCTCTGGTCCGCGCGATGCCGAACACCCCTGCGCTGCTCGGCGCCGGCGTCACCGGCCTGTTCGCCAGCGCCGGCGTCGATGCCGGCCAGCGCGCCCACGCCGAGCGCGTACTGGCCGCCGCCGGGGTCACCGTGTGGGTCGAGGACGAGGCGCTGATCGACGCGGTCACCGCGGTGTCCGGCAGCGGCCCTGCCTACGTCTTCCTGCTCGCCGAGGCGATGGAAGCGGCGGGCATCGCCCAGGGCCTGCCCGCCGCCACGGCGCGCACCCTGACCCTACAGACCCTGCTCGGCGCGGCGCGCATGCTCACCGAGTCCGGCGAGGCGCCGAGCGAACTGCGCCGCCGGGTGACCTCGCCCAACGGCACCACCCAGGCCGCGATCGAGACCTTCCAGCACGGCGGCTTCGAGGCGCTGACCGCGGCTGCGATCGCCGCGGCGGCCGCGCGCGGCCGGGCCCTGTCCGCCGCCAACGACGACTAA
- a CDS encoding type IV pilus twitching motility protein PilT, with protein sequence MDIAELLAFSVKNKASDLHLSAGLPPMIRVDGDVRRINIPALDHKQVHALVYDIMSDKQRRDYEEFLEVDFSFEIPSLARFRVNAFNQNRGAGAVFRTIPSEVLTLEDLGCPPIFRQLIDQPQGLILVTGPTGSGKSTTLAGMIDYINKNEYGHILTVEDPIEFVHTSQKCLINQREVHRDTHGFNEALRSALREDPDIILVGELRDLETIRLALTAAETGHLVFGTLHTSSAAKTIDRIIDVFPAGEKPMVRSMLSESLRAVISQALLKKVGGGRTAAWEIMVGTPAIRNLIREDKVAQMYSAIQTGQQYGMQTLDQHLQDLVKRSLITRNQAREYAKDKRLFE encoded by the coding sequence ATGGATATCGCTGAACTATTGGCGTTCTCGGTCAAGAACAAGGCGTCCGACCTGCATCTGTCCGCGGGCCTGCCGCCGATGATCCGGGTCGATGGCGACGTCCGCCGCATCAACATCCCGGCGCTGGACCACAAGCAGGTGCATGCGCTTGTCTACGACATCATGTCGGACAAGCAGCGCCGCGACTACGAGGAATTCCTCGAGGTCGACTTCTCCTTCGAGATTCCCAGCCTGGCGCGCTTCCGCGTCAACGCGTTCAACCAGAACCGCGGCGCCGGCGCGGTGTTCCGCACCATTCCCTCGGAAGTGCTGACCCTGGAGGACCTGGGCTGCCCGCCGATCTTCCGCCAGCTGATCGATCAGCCGCAGGGCCTGATCCTGGTCACCGGGCCGACCGGCTCGGGCAAGTCGACCACGCTGGCCGGCATGATCGACTACATCAACAAGAACGAATACGGCCACATCCTCACCGTCGAGGATCCGATCGAATTCGTGCACACCTCGCAGAAGTGCCTGATCAACCAGCGCGAGGTGCACCGCGACACCCACGGCTTCAACGAGGCGCTGCGTTCGGCGCTGCGCGAAGACCCGGACATCATCCTGGTCGGCGAGTTGCGCGACCTGGAGACGATCCGCCTGGCGCTGACCGCGGCGGAAACCGGCCACCTGGTGTTCGGCACCCTGCACACCAGCTCGGCGGCCAAGACCATCGACCGCATCATCGACGTGTTCCCCGCCGGCGAGAAGCCGATGGTGCGTTCGATGCTGTCCGAGTCGCTGCGCGCGGTGATCTCGCAGGCATTGCTGAAGAAGGTCGGTGGCGGCCGCACCGCGGCCTGGGAGATCATGGTCGGCACCCCTGCGATCCGCAACCTGATCCGCGAGGACAAGGTCGCGCAGATGTACTCGGCGATCCAGACCGGCCAGCAGTACGGCATGCAGACCCTGGACCAGCACCTGCAGGACCTGGTCAAGCGCAGCCTGATCACCCGCAACCAGGCCCGCGAGTACGCTAAGGACAAGCGGTTGTTCGAGTGA
- a CDS encoding YggS family pyridoxal phosphate-dependent enzyme: MDRAADAAGRPRAQLLAVSKTQPAEAVAALAAQGQRAFGENYVQEAAAKIAALADAGLEWHLIGHLQSNKAELAATLFDWVQTVDRPKLVAALAKGRAGAQAPLNVLIQVNIDDEASKHGCTPEAIDALADAIAAHPALALRGLMAIPAPWPEAERRRDAFARMRALFERLRAAHPQADTLSMGMSGDFADAIAAGATMVRVGTALFGARAPRAPG; encoded by the coding sequence ATGGACCGCGCCGCCGACGCCGCAGGGCGGCCGCGCGCGCAGTTGCTGGCGGTGTCCAAGACCCAGCCGGCTGAAGCCGTGGCGGCGCTGGCCGCACAGGGGCAACGCGCCTTCGGCGAGAACTACGTGCAGGAAGCGGCCGCCAAGATCGCCGCGCTGGCCGATGCCGGACTGGAATGGCATCTGATCGGCCACCTGCAATCGAACAAGGCCGAACTGGCGGCGACGCTGTTCGACTGGGTGCAGACCGTGGACCGGCCCAAACTGGTCGCCGCCCTGGCCAAGGGCCGCGCGGGCGCGCAGGCGCCGCTGAACGTGTTGATCCAGGTCAATATCGACGATGAGGCCAGCAAGCATGGCTGCACACCCGAGGCGATCGACGCCCTGGCCGACGCCATCGCCGCGCACCCGGCGCTGGCCCTGCGCGGGCTGATGGCCATTCCCGCGCCCTGGCCCGAGGCCGAGCGCCGCCGCGACGCGTTCGCGCGCATGCGTGCGCTGTTCGAGCGGCTGCGCGCCGCGCATCCGCAGGCCGACACCCTGTCGATGGGCATGAGCGGCGACTTCGCCGACGCCATCGCCGCCGGCGCCACCATGGTGCGGGTGGGCACCGCGCTGTTCGGCGCGCGCGCGCCGCGCGCTCCTGGATGA
- the soxR gene encoding redox-sensitive transcriptional activator SoxR: protein MQEELSVGQVAARSGVAVSALHFYENKGLIRSVRTAGNQRRYTRDVLRRLAVIRVAQRVGVPLDSVKAAFAQLPDARTPTRAEWARMSAAWREELDARIVQLTRLRHQLTDCIGCGCLSLRRCRLSNPADTLAAHGDGPQRWAED, encoded by the coding sequence ATGCAGGAGGAACTGAGCGTGGGGCAGGTCGCGGCGCGCAGCGGCGTGGCCGTGTCGGCGCTGCACTTCTACGAGAACAAGGGCCTGATCCGCAGCGTGCGCACCGCCGGCAACCAGCGCCGCTACACCCGCGACGTGCTGCGCCGGCTGGCGGTGATCCGCGTGGCGCAACGCGTCGGCGTGCCGCTGGACAGCGTCAAGGCCGCCTTCGCGCAGCTGCCCGATGCGCGCACGCCGACCCGCGCCGAGTGGGCGCGGATGTCGGCGGCCTGGCGCGAGGAACTGGACGCGCGGATCGTGCAACTGACCCGGCTGCGCCACCAGCTCACCGACTGCATCGGCTGCGGCTGCCTGTCGCTGCGCCGTTGCCGGCTGAGCAACCCGGCCGATACTTTGGCCGCGCACGGCGACGGCCCGCAGCGCTGGGCGGAGGACTGA
- a CDS encoding DUF4426 domain-containing protein translates to MRVLPAALLCLALAACADQDTPRPATLLAATPAQADFGALRVHYNALPTLAMSEDVARRYGIAREADTALVMIALRTRHDGEETPAVGTVEAVATDLSGQRQPVALRAVRTDAYTDYVGTVRSSAHDQLRFVVQVRSADGAGTVRFTRNF, encoded by the coding sequence ATGCGCGTCCTGCCCGCTGCACTGCTGTGTCTGGCCCTGGCCGCCTGCGCGGACCAGGACACCCCACGCCCGGCGACACTGCTCGCCGCCACGCCGGCGCAGGCCGATTTCGGCGCGCTGCGCGTGCACTACAACGCGCTGCCCACGCTGGCGATGAGCGAGGACGTTGCGCGCCGCTACGGCATCGCCCGCGAGGCCGACACCGCGCTGGTGATGATCGCACTGCGCACGCGGCACGACGGCGAGGAAACGCCGGCGGTGGGCACGGTGGAAGCGGTGGCGACCGACCTCAGCGGCCAGCGCCAGCCGGTGGCGCTGCGCGCGGTTCGCACCGACGCCTACACCGACTACGTCGGCACGGTCCGCAGCAGCGCCCACGACCAATTGCGTTTCGTGGTGCAGGTGCGCAGCGCCGACGGCGCCGGCACGGTGCGCTTCACCCGCAATTTCTAG
- a CDS encoding MFS transporter codes for MQDHATTADAPPAPAAAGSVLAPAYRATTIGMVALVSLIAFEALAVAAAMPAVARELDGLRLYALAFGGTLATSVIGMTVAGRWSDLHGPAAPLWAGLACFVCGLLLAGFAPSMALLLAGRLVQGLGAGTISVVLYVLVARLYPQAIRPRMFAAFSAGWVLPSLVGPSISGLIVEHVGWRWVFLAVPLLALPAAALLWPALRRLPPAARADGASGAAQLWSLGAAAGVCLLYLGGQQRGLWAAVLLPAALALLLLCTWRLLPAGTLRAARGLPSVIALRGIAGSAFFGCEAFLPLLLSRERGLSPVWAGVALSAGALGWFAGSWYQGHCGRDASRLLRLRLGCTLMALGIAATTLALLPAVPAALAIGGWTATGLGMGLIYPTLAVLTLTLSPPARQGRNSSALQLSEAIAVATTLAVGGSLFAALLAYSAAAAYLSTFAVAALMALLGLAVAGRTQPAPG; via the coding sequence ATGCAAGACCACGCCACCACCGCCGATGCCCCGCCTGCTCCTGCCGCTGCCGGCTCCGTGCTGGCGCCGGCTTATCGCGCCACCACCATCGGCATGGTCGCGCTGGTGTCGCTGATCGCCTTCGAGGCGCTGGCGGTAGCCGCGGCGATGCCGGCCGTGGCGCGCGAACTGGACGGCCTGCGGCTGTACGCGCTGGCGTTCGGCGGCACCCTGGCCACCAGCGTGATCGGCATGACTGTGGCCGGGCGCTGGAGCGACCTGCACGGGCCGGCGGCGCCGCTGTGGGCCGGCCTGGCCTGCTTCGTCTGTGGCTTGCTGCTGGCCGGCTTCGCGCCGTCGATGGCGCTGCTGCTGGCCGGCCGGCTGGTGCAAGGCCTGGGTGCCGGGACGATCTCGGTGGTGCTGTACGTGCTGGTCGCGCGGCTGTATCCGCAGGCGATCCGTCCGCGCATGTTCGCGGCGTTCTCCGCCGGCTGGGTGCTGCCGTCGCTGGTCGGCCCCAGCATCAGCGGGCTGATCGTCGAACACGTCGGCTGGCGCTGGGTGTTCCTGGCGGTGCCGCTGCTGGCACTGCCGGCGGCGGCGCTGCTGTGGCCGGCATTGCGGCGCCTGCCGCCCGCCGCGCGCGCGGATGGCGCCAGCGGCGCGGCGCAACTGTGGTCGCTGGGCGCGGCGGCCGGCGTCTGCCTGCTGTACCTGGGCGGCCAGCAGCGCGGGCTGTGGGCGGCGGTGCTGCTGCCGGCGGCGTTGGCGCTCCTGCTGCTGTGCACCTGGCGGCTGCTGCCGGCCGGCACCTTGCGCGCCGCGCGCGGCCTGCCCAGCGTGATCGCGCTGCGCGGCATCGCCGGATCGGCGTTCTTCGGCTGCGAAGCGTTCCTGCCGCTGCTGCTGTCGCGCGAACGCGGGCTGTCGCCGGTGTGGGCGGGCGTGGCGCTGAGCGCCGGTGCGCTGGGCTGGTTCGCCGGCTCCTGGTACCAGGGCCACTGCGGCCGCGACGCCAGCCGCCTGCTGCGGCTGCGCCTGGGTTGCACGCTGATGGCGCTGGGCATCGCGGCGACCACGCTGGCGCTGCTGCCGGCGGTGCCGGCGGCGCTGGCGATCGGCGGCTGGACCGCCACCGGCCTGGGCATGGGCCTGATCTATCCGACCCTGGCGGTGCTGACCCTGACCCTGTCGCCGCCGGCGCGGCAGGGCCGCAACAGTTCGGCGCTGCAGTTGAGCGAGGCGATCGCGGTGGCCACCACGCTGGCGGTCGGCGGCTCGCTGTTCGCCGCGCTGCTGGCGTATTCGGCGGCGGCGGCCTACCTG